One genomic segment of Pseudomonas fortuita includes these proteins:
- the nicD gene encoding N-formylmaleamate deformylase: MSTFVAGGNVSANGIRQHYLRYGGKGHALILVPGITSPAITWGFVAQRLGLYFDTYVLDVRGRGLSSSGPELDYGTDACAADIPAFAAALGLDSYHLVGHSMGARFAIRAAAQGAPGLQRLVLVDPPVSGPGRRAYPSKLPWYVDSIRQATVGMSGDDMRTFCATWSDEQLALRAEWLHTCYEPAIVRAFDDFHDVDIHQYLPAVRQPALLMVAGRGGVIEPRDIAEIRELKPDIQVAHVDNAGHMIPWDDLDGFFAAFGDFLDQPLV, from the coding sequence ATGAGCACCTTCGTCGCTGGCGGTAACGTCAGCGCCAATGGCATCCGCCAGCACTACCTGCGCTATGGCGGCAAGGGCCACGCGTTGATCCTGGTGCCGGGCATCACCAGCCCGGCGATTACCTGGGGCTTCGTCGCCCAGCGCCTTGGGTTGTACTTCGACACCTACGTGCTGGATGTGCGCGGGCGCGGCTTGTCTTCAAGCGGCCCCGAACTGGACTACGGCACCGACGCCTGTGCTGCGGACATTCCGGCTTTTGCCGCAGCGCTGGGCCTGGACAGTTACCACCTGGTCGGGCACTCGATGGGCGCGCGCTTTGCCATTCGCGCGGCGGCCCAGGGAGCACCGGGGCTGCAGCGGCTGGTGCTGGTAGACCCGCCAGTGTCCGGGCCGGGCCGGCGTGCCTACCCGAGCAAGCTGCCGTGGTATGTGGATTCGATCCGCCAGGCCACTGTGGGCATGAGCGGCGACGACATGCGCACCTTCTGCGCTACCTGGAGCGACGAGCAGCTGGCGCTGCGCGCCGAATGGCTGCACACCTGTTACGAGCCAGCGATCGTGCGGGCCTTCGATGATTTCCACGACGTGGATATCCACCAGTACTTGCCCGCAGTGCGCCAGCCGGCATTGCTGATGGTGGCCGGGCGGGGCGGGGTGATCGAGCCCCGTGACATCGCCGAAATTCGCGAGCTCAAGCCGGATATCCAGGTCGCGCACGTGGACAACGCCGGCCATATGATCCCCTGGGATGACCTGGACGGTTTCTTTGCCGCCTTTGGCGACTTCCTCGACCAACCCCTCGTCTGA
- a CDS encoding 2,5-dihydroxypyridine 5,6-dioxygenase, which produces MPVSNAQLTQMFEHVLKLSRVDETQSVAVLKSHYSDPRTVNAAMEAAQRLKAKVYAVELPAFNHPTAMGNDMTAYCGDTALTGNLAAQRALEAADLVVDTMMLLHSPEQEQILKTGTRILLAVEPPEVLARMLPTEADKHRVLAAETLLKQARSMHVRSKAGSDFHAPLGQYPAVTEYGYADEPGRWDHWPSGFLFTWPNEDSAEGTLVLDVGDIILPFKNYCRERITLEIEKGFITGIHGGFEAEYLREYMRYFNDPEVYGISHIGWGLQPRAQWTAMGLHDRNDGMCMDARAFYGNFLFSTGPNTEVGGKRKTPCHLDIPLRNCDIYLDDKAVVLAGDVVAPEESRAR; this is translated from the coding sequence ATGCCGGTGAGCAATGCACAACTGACCCAGATGTTCGAGCACGTACTGAAGCTGTCTCGTGTGGATGAAACGCAGAGCGTGGCCGTGCTCAAGAGCCACTACTCAGACCCGCGCACGGTCAACGCCGCCATGGAAGCCGCCCAGCGCTTGAAGGCCAAGGTGTATGCCGTAGAGTTGCCAGCGTTCAACCACCCCACCGCCATGGGCAACGACATGACGGCCTACTGTGGCGATACCGCGCTGACCGGCAACCTGGCGGCGCAGCGGGCGCTGGAAGCGGCCGACCTGGTCGTCGACACCATGATGCTCCTGCACTCGCCCGAGCAGGAGCAGATCCTCAAGACTGGCACGCGCATCCTGCTGGCCGTAGAGCCACCCGAGGTGCTGGCACGCATGCTGCCAACCGAAGCCGACAAACACCGGGTGCTGGCCGCCGAAACCCTGCTAAAGCAGGCCCGTAGCATGCATGTGCGGTCCAAGGCTGGCAGCGACTTTCACGCCCCGCTCGGCCAGTACCCGGCCGTGACCGAGTACGGCTATGCTGACGAACCGGGGCGCTGGGATCACTGGCCCAGCGGCTTCCTGTTCACCTGGCCCAACGAGGACAGCGCCGAGGGCACGCTGGTGCTGGACGTGGGCGACATCATCCTGCCATTCAAGAACTACTGCCGCGAGCGCATCACCCTGGAGATCGAAAAAGGCTTTATCACCGGTATCCACGGCGGCTTCGAGGCCGAATACCTGCGCGAATACATGAGGTACTTCAACGACCCCGAGGTATACGGCATCTCACACATCGGCTGGGGCCTGCAGCCGCGCGCGCAGTGGACGGCCATGGGCCTGCACGACCGCAACGACGGCATGTGCATGGACGCCCGTGCGTTCTACGGCAACTTCCTGTTCTCCACCGGCCCCAATACCGAGGTCGGCGGCAAGCGCAAGACCCCATGCCACCTGGATATCCCGCTGCGCAACTGCGATATCTATCTGGATGACAAGGCCGTGGTGCTGGCCGGCGACGTGGTCGCACCAGAGGAGTCGCGGGCACGATAG
- a CDS encoding TetR family transcriptional regulator: MQTRKTGVRAQQADRTRDNILKAAVKVFSKEGFTGGRIEQISTLAKSNDRMIYYYFGSKEKLFISVLEHIYASFNQAEAKLRIDLGDPEQALRELVAFIWDYYVRHPEFVTILATENLHQGQHARKSQNLKALSGEAVGVLRPIIEAGQAKGLFRDDIDITHAYLMIASLCYFYNSNRHTLSSFLAVDLADKQAKADWLVFISDLALRGLRR, translated from the coding sequence ATGCAAACTCGCAAAACCGGTGTTCGCGCCCAACAGGCCGACCGCACCCGGGACAACATTCTCAAGGCTGCGGTGAAGGTCTTCAGCAAGGAAGGCTTCACCGGTGGGCGCATCGAGCAGATCTCCACACTGGCCAAGTCCAACGACCGGATGATCTATTACTACTTCGGCAGCAAGGAAAAGCTGTTCATCAGCGTGCTGGAGCACATCTATGCCAGCTTCAACCAGGCCGAAGCCAAGCTGCGCATCGATCTCGGCGACCCGGAACAGGCCCTGCGTGAGCTGGTGGCGTTCATCTGGGACTACTACGTGCGGCACCCCGAATTCGTCACCATTCTCGCCACCGAAAACCTGCATCAGGGCCAGCACGCGCGCAAGTCGCAGAACCTCAAGGCGCTGTCCGGCGAAGCGGTGGGCGTGCTGCGGCCGATCATTGAAGCAGGCCAGGCCAAGGGCCTGTTCCGCGACGACATCGACATCACCCACGCCTACCTGATGATTGCCTCGCTCTGCTATTTCTATAATTCCAACCGCCATACCCTCAGCTCGTTTCTGGCCGTGGACCTGGCCGACAAACAGGCCAAGGCCGACTGGCTGGTGTTTATCAGCGACCTTGCCCTGCGCGGCCTGCGCCGCTGA
- a CDS encoding FadR/GntR family transcriptional regulator — MASATPEKRLNLAQQLVHDLSQQIRSGELPAGSKLPTEEAVTKARGVSRTVVREAISRLQAEGLVETRRGIGTFVVDAIPAGDFQSTSPGMGDAYNEVAIIELRLCLEVEAAAIAAQRATAGQLAAMRAALDEAVDTQSAPCMRTDFEFHLRIAQCTGNSFFIDTMTHLGHTLLAVAQQAMPACDAQQRALEALEREQVHAAVTRKDAGAARAAMRLHLVNCLTRAQRSITQDERGAEP; from the coding sequence TTCGCTCGGGTGAATTGCCAGCGGGTAGCAAATTGCCCACCGAAGAAGCTGTGACCAAAGCGCGAGGCGTAAGCCGTACCGTGGTGCGTGAAGCCATTTCTCGGTTGCAGGCCGAAGGCCTGGTCGAAACCCGTCGTGGTATCGGTACCTTCGTTGTAGACGCCATCCCGGCAGGTGACTTCCAGAGTACCAGCCCTGGAATGGGCGATGCTTACAACGAGGTGGCGATCATCGAGCTGCGGCTTTGCCTGGAGGTCGAGGCGGCTGCCATTGCTGCCCAGCGTGCTACCGCAGGGCAACTGGCTGCCATGCGGGCGGCGCTGGATGAGGCTGTTGATACGCAGTCAGCGCCCTGCATGCGAACCGACTTCGAGTTTCACCTGCGCATAGCCCAATGCACGGGCAACAGTTTTTTCATCGACACCATGACCCACCTTGGGCATACCTTGTTGGCGGTGGCGCAGCAGGCCATGCCCGCGTGCGATGCCCAGCAGCGGGCACTGGAGGCGCTGGAGCGCGAGCAAGTGCATGCCGCGGTCACCCGCAAGGATGCCGGTGCTGCCCGTGCTGCCATGCGGCTGCACCTGGTCAACTGCCTGACACGCGCCCAGCGAAGCATCACCCAAGACGAACGGGGTGCCGAGCCGTAG
- the nicC gene encoding 6-hydroxynicotinate 3-monooxygenase has translation MRGRQKIAIVGAGLGGAAAATLLQQAGFDVEVFEQAPAFTRLGAGIHIGPNVMKIFRRMGLEQKLELMGSHPDFWFSRDGNSGDYLARIPLGEFARREYGAAYITIHRGDLHALQIEAIKPGTVHFGKRLETIVDEGDQVRLTFADGTHTVADIVIGADGIHSKIREELLGAEAPIYSGWVAHRALIRGVNLAQHADVFEPCVKWWSEDRHMMVYYTTGKRDEYYFVTGVPHEAWDFQGAFVDSSQEEMRAAFEGYHPTVQKLIDATESITKWPLRNRNPLPLWSRGRLVLLGDACHPMKPHMAQGACMAIEDAAMLTRCLQETGLSDHRTAFALYEANRKERASQVQAVSNANTFLYSQEDPAWVYGYDLYGQALKSGEAA, from the coding sequence ATGCGGGGTAGGCAGAAAATCGCAATCGTCGGTGCAGGTCTGGGTGGGGCAGCCGCCGCCACGTTGCTGCAGCAGGCCGGGTTCGATGTCGAAGTGTTCGAGCAGGCGCCGGCGTTCACCCGCCTTGGGGCAGGCATTCATATCGGCCCTAATGTGATGAAGATCTTCCGCCGCATGGGGCTGGAGCAGAAGCTGGAGCTGATGGGCTCACACCCGGACTTCTGGTTCAGCCGCGATGGCAACAGCGGTGATTACCTGGCGCGTATCCCGCTGGGCGAGTTTGCCCGGCGCGAGTACGGCGCTGCCTATATCACCATCCACCGTGGCGACCTGCATGCCCTGCAGATCGAGGCAATCAAGCCGGGCACCGTGCACTTCGGCAAGCGCCTGGAAACGATTGTCGACGAAGGCGACCAGGTACGCCTGACCTTTGCTGACGGTACCCACACCGTGGCCGACATCGTCATTGGGGCCGACGGCATTCACTCGAAGATCCGTGAAGAGCTGCTGGGGGCTGAAGCGCCGATCTACAGCGGCTGGGTGGCGCACCGGGCGCTGATCCGTGGCGTGAACCTGGCGCAACATGCCGATGTGTTCGAGCCTTGCGTCAAATGGTGGTCCGAGGACCGCCACATGATGGTCTATTACACCACCGGCAAACGCGACGAGTACTACTTCGTCACCGGTGTGCCACATGAGGCGTGGGACTTCCAGGGTGCGTTCGTCGACAGCAGCCAGGAAGAAATGCGCGCGGCCTTCGAAGGCTACCACCCAACCGTGCAGAAGCTGATCGACGCTACCGAGTCGATTACCAAGTGGCCGCTGCGCAACCGCAACCCGTTGCCGTTGTGGAGCCGTGGCCGCCTGGTGTTGCTGGGCGATGCCTGCCACCCGATGAAGCCACACATGGCCCAGGGGGCGTGCATGGCCATCGAGGACGCGGCCATGCTGACCCGTTGCCTGCAAGAGACCGGGCTGTCCGACCACCGCACGGCGTTTGCGCTTTATGAGGCCAACCGCAAGGAGCGGGCATCGCAGGTGCAGGCGGTGTCGAACGCCAACACCTTCCTCTACAGCCAGGAAGACCCGGCCTGGGTCTACGGTTACGACCTGTACGGGCAGGCGCTGAAAAGCGGGGAGGCAGCATGA
- a CDS encoding molybdopterin cofactor-binding domain-containing protein has product MNHSQQVPSRDQLLAKTGVLLIVDQITPPSGPVAKGVTPVVKARELALFIAVSDDGMVYAFNGHVDLGTGIRTSLAQIVAEELDLRMDQVHMVLGDTERAPNQGATIASATLQISAVPLRKAAATARRFLLQQAAQRLGCAAEALRIENGAVIASNGSTLSFAELVQGENHQLPIADDAPLKAIEDYRLVGRSTARVDIPGKATGELTYVHDMRLPGMLHGRVIRPPYAGHDSGDFVGNSLLAVDESSIAHLPGVVAVVVIRDFVGVVAEREEQAIRAAQALKISWKPFTGKLPDLSDVAQAIRDNPRVQRTVLDQGDVDGGLANASQRLSRSYLWPYQLHASIGPSCALADFTDGPIRVWSGTQNPHLLRADLAWLLACDEARIEIIRMEAAGCYGRNCADDVCADAVLLSRAVQRPVRVQLTREQEHVWEPKGTAQLMEIDGGLNADGSVAAYDFQTSYPSNGAPTLALLLTGAVEPVPALFEMGDRTSIPPYDYEHMRVTINDMTPLVRASWMRGVSAMPNSFAHESYIDELAFAAGVDPVEYRLRHLSDPRAIDLVKATAERAEWQPHTRPMQAQAEGDVLRGRGFAYARYIHSKFPGFGAAWAAWVADVAVDRRTGEVAVTRVVIGHDAGMMVNPEGVRHQIHGNVIQSTSRVLKEQVSFEASTVASKEWGGYPILTFPELPAIDVMMLPRQHEPPMGSGESASVPSAAAIANAIFDATGIRFRELPITAERVRAALDGQRQGPDAPAQPTPKRSKWWFGSLAGVFGAALGVLATALPWRAEIAPVTPPGAGSWSAAMLERGRQVAAAGDCAVCHTVNGGNVNAGGLAMETPFGTLYSTNITPDPQTGIGRWSFGAFERAMREGISRDGRHLYPAFPYTSFRNINDADMQALYAYLMSQTPVRQEAPANQMRFPFNQRPLMAGWNALFLQRGEYQPDPQRSAQWNRGAYLVDGLGHCTACHSPRNLMGAEKGGSSYLAGGMVDGWEAPALNALGKSSTPWSEDELFSYLSTGFSEKHGVAAGPMGPVVSELATLPKRDVRAIAHYLGSLDGEPQAVATKAAPQVDTQVSLSNGERVFKGACMACHSDGLGPKLFGVSPSMAVNSNVHSALPDNLLRVVLHGIATPATRDLGYMPGFKDSLSDRQVADLAAYLRQRFAADKPAWQGLAAKAAQVRANPGSH; this is encoded by the coding sequence ATGAACCACTCACAACAGGTGCCCAGCCGCGACCAGTTGCTGGCCAAGACGGGTGTGTTGCTGATCGTCGACCAGATCACCCCTCCCTCGGGCCCCGTGGCCAAGGGTGTTACCCCTGTGGTCAAGGCGCGCGAGCTGGCGTTGTTTATCGCTGTCAGCGACGACGGCATGGTCTACGCCTTCAACGGCCACGTCGACCTGGGCACTGGCATCCGTACCTCGCTGGCGCAAATCGTCGCCGAGGAGCTGGACCTGCGCATGGACCAGGTGCACATGGTGCTGGGCGACACCGAGCGGGCCCCCAACCAGGGCGCGACCATTGCCAGCGCCACCCTGCAGATTTCTGCCGTGCCACTGCGCAAGGCGGCCGCCACGGCGCGGCGCTTTCTGTTGCAACAGGCCGCGCAACGGCTTGGCTGCGCGGCCGAAGCGCTGCGCATTGAAAACGGCGCAGTCATTGCCAGCAACGGCAGCACCCTGAGCTTTGCCGAACTGGTGCAAGGCGAAAACCACCAGTTGCCCATTGCCGACGATGCCCCGCTAAAAGCCATCGAGGACTACCGCCTGGTCGGGCGTAGCACCGCACGGGTAGACATCCCCGGCAAGGCCACCGGCGAGCTGACCTATGTGCATGACATGCGCCTGCCCGGCATGCTTCACGGCCGGGTGATCCGCCCGCCCTACGCCGGCCACGACAGTGGCGACTTTGTCGGCAACAGCCTGCTGGCGGTGGATGAATCGTCCATCGCCCATTTGCCCGGCGTGGTGGCCGTGGTCGTCATCCGCGACTTTGTCGGCGTGGTGGCCGAGCGCGAAGAGCAAGCGATCCGCGCAGCCCAGGCGCTGAAAATCAGCTGGAAGCCATTCACAGGCAAGCTGCCCGACCTCAGCGATGTCGCCCAGGCCATCCGCGACAACCCGCGCGTACAACGTACCGTGCTGGACCAGGGCGATGTTGACGGTGGCCTCGCCAATGCCAGCCAGCGCCTGAGCCGCAGCTACCTATGGCCGTACCAGTTGCACGCATCGATCGGCCCGTCGTGCGCGCTGGCCGATTTCACCGACGGGCCGATCCGCGTGTGGTCCGGCACGCAGAACCCGCACCTGCTGCGCGCCGACCTGGCCTGGCTGCTGGCGTGCGACGAAGCCCGCATCGAGATCATTCGCATGGAGGCCGCCGGTTGCTATGGTCGCAACTGCGCCGATGACGTGTGCGCCGATGCGGTGCTGCTGTCGCGGGCGGTACAGCGCCCGGTGCGGGTGCAGCTGACCCGCGAGCAGGAGCACGTGTGGGAGCCAAAGGGCACTGCGCAGTTGATGGAAATCGACGGCGGCCTGAACGCCGATGGCAGCGTGGCCGCCTATGACTTCCAGACCAGCTACCCGTCCAATGGCGCCCCCACCCTGGCCCTGCTGCTGACCGGCGCCGTGGAGCCGGTGCCGGCCCTGTTCGAAATGGGCGACCGCACCTCGATCCCGCCTTATGACTACGAACACATGCGCGTCACCATAAACGACATGACGCCACTGGTACGTGCCTCGTGGATGCGTGGCGTGTCGGCCATGCCCAACAGCTTCGCCCACGAGTCGTACATCGATGAGCTGGCCTTTGCCGCTGGCGTCGACCCGGTCGAATACCGCCTCAGGCACCTGTCCGACCCGCGCGCCATCGACCTGGTCAAGGCCACCGCCGAACGCGCCGAATGGCAGCCGCATACCCGCCCCATGCAGGCGCAGGCCGAAGGTGACGTGCTGCGCGGCAGGGGCTTTGCCTACGCGCGCTATATCCATAGCAAGTTCCCAGGGTTTGGCGCGGCCTGGGCGGCATGGGTGGCCGATGTCGCAGTGGACCGGCGCACCGGTGAAGTGGCCGTCACCCGCGTGGTGATCGGCCACGATGCCGGGATGATGGTCAACCCTGAAGGCGTGCGGCATCAGATCCACGGCAACGTCATCCAGTCCACCAGCCGGGTGCTCAAGGAACAGGTCAGCTTCGAAGCGTCGACGGTGGCCAGCAAGGAATGGGGCGGCTACCCGATCCTGACCTTCCCCGAACTGCCGGCCATCGACGTGATGATGCTGCCCCGCCAGCACGAGCCGCCAATGGGCAGTGGCGAGTCGGCCTCGGTACCCAGCGCGGCGGCCATCGCCAACGCCATTTTTGACGCCACCGGCATTCGCTTTCGCGAGCTGCCGATCACGGCAGAACGGGTGCGTGCCGCCCTCGATGGCCAACGTCAGGGCCCTGATGCACCAGCGCAGCCCACGCCCAAACGTTCAAAGTGGTGGTTCGGCTCGCTGGCCGGGGTATTCGGCGCTGCATTGGGTGTGCTCGCCACCGCCTTGCCCTGGCGCGCCGAAATCGCCCCGGTAACCCCGCCAGGCGCTGGCAGCTGGAGCGCCGCGATGCTCGAGCGCGGGCGCCAGGTGGCCGCGGCCGGTGACTGCGCCGTGTGCCATACGGTCAACGGTGGCAACGTCAATGCAGGTGGGCTGGCGATGGAAACGCCGTTCGGCACCCTGTACAGCACCAACATCACGCCCGACCCGCAAACCGGCATCGGCCGCTGGTCGTTCGGCGCCTTCGAGCGGGCCATGCGCGAAGGTATCAGCCGCGACGGTCGGCACCTGTACCCGGCCTTTCCCTACACCTCGTTTCGCAACATCAACGATGCCGACATGCAGGCGCTGTATGCCTACCTGATGTCGCAGACCCCGGTACGCCAGGAAGCACCCGCCAACCAGATGCGCTTCCCGTTCAACCAGCGGCCGCTCATGGCCGGCTGGAATGCGCTGTTTCTGCAACGCGGCGAATACCAGCCCGACCCGCAGCGCAGTGCGCAGTGGAACCGCGGCGCCTACCTGGTCGACGGCCTGGGCCACTGCACAGCCTGCCACTCGCCGCGCAACCTGATGGGCGCGGAAAAAGGCGGCAGCAGCTACCTGGCCGGCGGCATGGTCGATGGCTGGGAAGCCCCGGCCCTGAATGCGCTGGGCAAATCATCCACGCCGTGGAGCGAAGACGAGCTGTTCAGCTACCTGAGCACCGGCTTCTCCGAAAAGCACGGTGTGGCGGCCGGCCCCATGGGCCCGGTGGTCAGCGAACTGGCCACCCTGCCAAAGCGTGACGTGCGTGCCATTGCCCACTACCTCGGCTCACTCGACGGCGAGCCGCAGGCAGTGGCCACCAAGGCCGCGCCCCAGGTGGACACGCAGGTGTCGCTGAGCAACGGCGAGCGGGTATTCAAAGGCGCGTGCATGGCCTGCCACAGCGATGGGCTGGGGCCGAAGCTGTTTGGCGTCAGCCCGTCGATGGCGGTCAACAGCAACGTCCACAGCGCTCTGCCGGACAACCTGCTGCGCGTGGTGCTGCACGGCATTGCCACCCCGGCCACCCGTGACCTGGGCTACATGCCCGGCTTCAAGGACAGCCTGTCGGACCGCCAGGTCGCCGACCTGGCAGCTTATCTGCGCCAGCGCTTCGCTGCCGACAAGCCGGCCTGGCAAGGGCTGGCGGCCAAGGCCGCGCAGGTGCGCGCCAACCCCGGCAGCCACTGA
- a CDS encoding maleate cis-trans isomerase family protein codes for MTKLYRIGQIVPSSNTTMETEIPAMLNARQAIRPERFTFHSSRMRMKQVKKEELAAMDAESDRCAVELSDAKVDVLGYACLVAIMAMGLGYHRQSEKRLRQATADNDALAPVITSAGALVEALHVMKAKRIAIVAPYMKPLTELVVNYIREEGFEVQDWRALEIPDNLAVARHDPANLPGIVAGMNLEGVDVVVLSACVQMQSLPAVAKVEAQTGKPVVTAAIATTYAMLKALDLEPVVPGAGALLSGAY; via the coding sequence ATGACCAAGCTATACCGCATCGGCCAGATCGTGCCGAGCTCGAACACCACGATGGAAACCGAAATCCCGGCGATGCTCAATGCCCGCCAGGCGATCCGCCCCGAGCGCTTCACCTTCCATTCCAGCCGCATGCGCATGAAGCAGGTGAAGAAGGAAGAGCTGGCCGCCATGGACGCCGAGTCCGACCGCTGCGCCGTGGAGCTGTCCGACGCCAAGGTCGATGTGCTGGGCTACGCGTGCCTGGTGGCGATCATGGCCATGGGCCTGGGCTATCACCGCCAATCGGAAAAGCGCTTGCGGCAGGCTACCGCCGACAATGACGCACTGGCACCGGTGATCACCAGCGCCGGGGCGCTGGTGGAGGCCTTGCATGTGATGAAGGCCAAGCGCATTGCCATCGTCGCGCCGTACATGAAGCCGTTGACCGAGCTGGTGGTGAACTATATCCGCGAGGAAGGCTTCGAGGTGCAGGACTGGCGCGCGCTGGAAATCCCCGACAACCTCGCCGTGGCCCGCCACGACCCGGCCAACCTGCCAGGCATCGTCGCCGGCATGAACCTTGAGGGCGTCGATGTGGTGGTGCTCTCGGCCTGCGTGCAGATGCAATCGCTGCCGGCCGTGGCCAAGGTTGAGGCGCAAACCGGCAAGCCGGTGGTGACCGCTGCCATCGCCACCACCTACGCCATGCTCAAGGCGCTGGACCTGGAGCCGGTCGTGCCGGGCGCCGGTGCCCTGCTGTCGGGCGCCTACTGA
- a CDS encoding (2Fe-2S)-binding protein: MQTTISLRINGQPVEVSAMPDTPLLLILRNDLCLNGPKYGCGLGECGACTVIIDGVAARSCVIPLAGAAGRDITTLEGLGSKAAPHPVQQAFIDEQAAQCGYCMNGMIMTAKALLDRIPAPSDEQIRNELSGNLCRCGTHVEILRAVRRAADPRRKA; the protein is encoded by the coding sequence ATGCAAACAACCATCTCCCTGCGGATCAACGGCCAGCCTGTCGAAGTCAGCGCCATGCCCGACACCCCGCTGCTGCTGATCCTGCGCAACGACCTGTGCCTGAATGGGCCCAAATATGGCTGCGGCCTGGGTGAATGCGGGGCGTGCACGGTGATCATCGACGGCGTGGCCGCGCGCTCGTGCGTCATCCCCCTGGCCGGTGCTGCGGGCCGCGATATCACCACCCTCGAAGGGCTGGGCAGCAAGGCCGCCCCACACCCGGTGCAACAGGCGTTTATCGACGAACAGGCCGCCCAGTGTGGCTACTGCATGAACGGCATGATCATGACCGCCAAGGCCCTGCTCGACCGCATTCCCGCCCCCAGCGACGAACAGATTCGCAACGAACTGTCCGGCAACCTGTGCCGCTGCGGCACCCACGTCGAAATCCTGCGCGCCGTGCGCCGCGCCGCCGACCCCCGGAGGAAAGCATGA
- a CDS encoding MarR family winged helix-turn-helix transcriptional regulator: MPKKTTPSSAPLDTTPYDVTEQVGHLLRKAYQRHTAIFQQQACDPQLTSIQFVTLCALRDHGPSSQAELIKATAVDQATIRGIVERLKTRELVQLSPDPGDRRKVIVELTDSGAALLDAMIPCARQISELSMGSLNAGERVAILYLLRKMIDSDENLG; this comes from the coding sequence ATGCCAAAGAAAACCACACCCAGCAGCGCCCCGCTCGACACCACCCCCTATGACGTCACCGAACAGGTCGGCCATTTGCTCCGCAAGGCCTACCAACGGCACACGGCGATCTTCCAGCAGCAGGCCTGCGACCCGCAGCTTACCTCGATCCAGTTCGTCACCCTGTGCGCCCTGCGTGACCACGGCCCCAGCTCCCAGGCCGAACTGATCAAGGCCACCGCAGTGGACCAGGCCACCATCCGCGGCATCGTCGAGCGCCTGAAAACCCGCGAACTGGTGCAGCTGTCGCCAGACCCGGGCGACCGGCGCAAGGTCATTGTCGAACTCACCGACAGCGGCGCGGCCTTGCTCGACGCAATGATCCCCTGCGCCCGGCAGATCAGCGAATTGAGCATGGGCAGCCTGAATGCCGGCGAACGCGTGGCCATTTTGTACCTGCTGCGCAAGATGATCGACAGCGACGAGAACCTGGGCTGA